From Cyclobacteriaceae bacterium, a single genomic window includes:
- a CDS encoding DUF2541 family protein, protein MKTQVKFIYFFAFAIMLGSSLFVQAQNTMTWDKLGTKVVDFTLDRDVVTASTKEAYTALKVKVNNGTINIHKVTVHFANGDTQDVKLPAEMSKNNDGQLIDLKGNQRLIEKVTFWYDTVNKDKDKAVVEVWAKK, encoded by the coding sequence ATGAAAACTCAAGTAAAATTTATCTATTTCTTTGCCTTTGCTATCATGCTTGGAAGCAGTCTGTTTGTTCAGGCGCAAAACACGATGACATGGGATAAGCTCGGAACAAAAGTGGTTGATTTCACTCTTGACCGTGACGTGGTAACAGCATCCACCAAAGAAGCATACACTGCATTAAAAGTTAAGGTGAACAATGGTACCATCAATATCCACAAGGTTACTGTACACTTTGCAAACGGTGATACTCAGGATGTTAAGCTTCCTGCAGAAATGTCCAAGAACAATGATGGCCAGTTGATCGATCTTAAGGGAAACCAGAGATTGATTGAAAAGGTTACATTCTGGTACGACACTGTTAACAAGGATAAGGATAAGGCAGTTGTAGAAGTTTGGGCTAAGAAATAA